The genomic window CTATGCGCAATATCATATCACCACTCACCAGTTCCTCCCCTTGGGGGAGGTTAGGAGGGGCTCCTATGGTTAATTTGGCCGAGATGAATANNNNNNNNNNNNNNNNNNNNNNNNNNNNNNNNNNNNNNNNNNNNNNNNNNNNNNNNNNNNNNNNNNNNNNNNNNNNNNNNNNNNNNNNNNNNNNNNNNNNNNNNNNNNNNNNNNNNNNNNNNNNNNNNNNNNNNNNNNNNNNNNNNNNNNNNNNNNNNNNNNNNNNNNNNNNNNNNNNNNNNNNNNNNNNNNNNNNNNNNNNNNNNNNNNNNNNNNNNNNNNNNNNNNNNNNNNNNNNNNNNNNNNNNNNNNNNNNNNNNNNNNNNNNNNNNNNNNNNNNNNNNNNNNNNNNNNNNNNNNNNNNNNNNNNNNNNNNNNNNNNNNNNNNNNNNNNNNNNNNNNNNNNNNNNNNNNNNNNNNNNNNNNNNNNNNNNNNAAGGCATTAAAAAACTATTACTAAACTAATAAACCTATGCGCAATATCATATCACCACTCACCAGTTCCTCCCCTTGGGGGAGGTTAGGAGGGGCTTCTATGGTAAACCAGGCCGGGATGAACAAGCTGCTGCTGCAAAAGGTGGAGGAGCTGACGCTGTATGTCATAGAAAAGGACAAAGAAGTTAAAGGGTTGAAAGCAGACCGGAAAGAATTGGAAGTCGAAATGCAAAAGATGAAAGATGAGTTTGAAGCCATTAAAAAACTAATACTAAGCCAATAAACCTAAGCCAATAACATATCACCACTCACCAGTTCCTCCCCTTGGGGGAGGTTAGGAGGGGCTTCTATGGTAAACCAGGCCGGGATGAACAAGCTGCTGCTGCAAAAGGTGGAGGAGCTGACGCTGTATGCCATAGAAAAGGACAAGGAGGTTAAAGATTTGAAAGCAGACCAGAAAGAATTGGAAGTCGAAATGCAAAAGATGAAAGATGAGTTTGAAGCCATTAAAAAACTAATACTAAACCAATAAACCTATGCGCAATATCATATCACCACTCACCAGTTCCTCCCCTTGGGGGAGGTTAGGAGGGGCTCCTATGGTTAATTTGGCCGAGTTGAACAAGTTGTTGTTGCAAAAGGTGGAAGAGTTGACCTTGTATGCCATAGAACTCGAAAAAGCGAGGAAAAAAGAACACGGTGCGAGGGAAGATTTGGAGCAGCAAGTTAAAAGATTGACAGAGCGCCTTGCCAAAATTGAAGCATTACTAACTAATGATAACTAAGCAAAAACTACGAAGGATGAAAAAATTTCTACTAATTATTACTGCAGCAGTATTATTGGGCAGTGGAGCCGTTGGGCAAGATAAAGTGACATTACCTTTTTATCAGAATTTTGAGGGTATATCCTCTATTGTTTCTATTCCTGAGTGGGTAGTGGAGAACGAAGGCTGTAATAGTAATGATGTAAAATATATTGATATAGAGAACAATGATCGCCATCTTCTACTTTGCAGCTTTAATTATCAATTATATAATCAGACTAAATCATGTTTAATAGGAGCTTACATAAACTTGGACTTTATAAGTTGTCAAGGTGTGAAGTTAAATTTCAGATGGAAAAAGAGACTGTCTCCTTTTGCCAAAGCCTTTTATACGAATAATACTGACGATGGAGTTTACCTTTCGGACAATGGAGGCCAAAATTATGTGAAAGTATTAGAATTTAACAATGAAGGGAGTGAAAATGGCTGGGATAACTGCACTCTGGATATTGAAGCTTTATGTATCGCACATAACTTAACTCCAAATTCTGATTTTAGGATTAAGTTTCAAATTTTTTCCGTCAATGGCTATGTTAGCTATTATGGAGGCTATCAGTGGGTGATGAGAAATTTATTAATTGATGATGTCTTGATTGTAGATAATAATACTAAGAAAATAGTTTACGCCTACGACAACGCAGGAAACCGTATAGGAAGAGTTATTGAAACCATAAATCTATCAATATTAAAATCGGCTCAACAGGATAAGCAAGAAATAGAACCGCACAGCTTTGGTAATGGATCCGTTGTCATTGCCCCCAACCCAACAAAAGGGCAAGTTAAAGTTATCGTAAACGGCGAAGACAATGATATGAAATTCACTTTTCAAGTTTACAACTCCTCCGGCAAAACGGTACTTACCAATCAATTTATTGGCAACGGAGAACACCCCATCGATTTAAGCTATTTTGAATCCGGCATGTATATCCTTCACCTCAAAAAAGGCAGCCAAAGCCTTACCTATAAAATCATCAAACAATAACCATCTAAGTATATATCAATGAAGAATTTAAAATTTATTAGCGTGGTTATATTCATTGCTTTATGTTGGAATGGAATAATAGTGGCGCAAGAAAGAGCAGAATCGTTCGACTTAAACGAAATTGTAACCGGACAAAAGGATTATATCGCCCGTGACTATATCAGATTTAAGCCCGGATTTGCTTTTAAAGCCGCGAATGGACAGTCCTTGACAGCAAAAATTGACGATTTGTTGGTATTTACTCCATCGGAAAATACTTATCTAAATACAAAGGGTACTACCTCTGACACTAACAGTGCAGGGGCAAGTATAGTAGGAACCATCCCTGGTTCCTTTAATGTTACCTCATCCGGCGCCGCCACCTATACCATACCTATTGTTTGCCCACCCGGTATAAACGGTATGCAACCAAATATTGCCATTAGCTACAATAGCCAATCGGGCATTGGTATTGCCGGGTATAAAGTGGGCTTGTCGGGTATTTCATCTATTACTCGTACTGCGCACAACCCATATTACCATGGCGATTATCATGCTATATCTTTTGATGGTAACGACCGTTTTGTGCTTGATGGACAGCCATTGATTTTAACGTCTGGCACCAATCAAAGTACATATGGTAATGCCGGTACAACTTACGGAACAGAAGTTGAAGACTATGGCACCATCACAGCGCATGGAAAATACGGTGATGGCCCAAGCCACTTTATCATCGAACAAAAGGATGGCACCAAAATGGAGTATGGTGCGAGCCCAAAATCAAAAATGATTTTATCGGATAAGAAAGGTGTGCTTACATGGTACTTAGGCAAAGTTGAGGACAAAAACGGAAACTTTATAGAATATATTTATGGCAATAACAATGATGAGGAAACATGGATTAAAGAAGTTAAATATACAGGGAATAGTAAGACTAATTGGAATCCCGAATATACCTTAGCGTTTAATTATGATGATATTGAATCAAAGCCTGTTTTTGTAAAAGGAAATTCTATTAATAAAACTAAACTTCTCAATAATATAGGGCTACTACACAAAGGAAATTTGCTTAAAACTTATAAATTAACATATGATGCAGAAGAATTGGCCGGGAAGGATAAATTTCTTCCAAAATTGACAAGTGTAAAGTTAATTAACAAGAATGATGAAGCTGTATCATCATCCAAATTTACCTGGGAAAACCAATTTGAAGGTGCTGAAATCCTGCCTAAAATACCTGACGGTGAAGTGTATTTTACTGGTAATTTCTTAGGCAATGGAAAAAAACAATTAGCAATTGGAAGCTATTCTAAAATTCGCATATTCGAATTGCAAAACAATTTATGGATTCAAAATAAAGAAATCATAATAAGCAACCCTGGCGGTTTGGATGGATACAGGAGGGCTAAAGTGGTTGATTTTAATTCCGATGGCTTTGATGATGTATTATATACCAATAGGTGGGATACTGGGCCACCAGTAGGAGTTGGAGGTGATAGTTTTAACCTTATAGATGTTAAGAATAATAAAATGACACCATTTGAGTATCTCACACATTATGAATATTTTAAAAACTACACAATATCAGGCCATTTTCTTCCAAACGATGAAATGCAAATTATTTCACTAAATACAACTAATGATAATTTCGTATGGAATATCAATAGTAATTCCAAAATAAATTTTAATGACAATCTAAACTTGGGGTCTAATGAAATACTAGATGTTTTATCCGGAGATTTAAACGGCGATGGAATGGACGAACTGATAATTCATATGACGAATAAATTAGTTTATTACAAGCTTGAGGACAACACTTTAGTAAAAATATCAGAACAAGATTATTCAGGAAATAAAATTGAAATTGCAGATATTAATAACGATGGAACAGACGACATATATGATAAGGAAAATTTAAAAATAAAATATGTTTCTAATTTTCAATTATATAATTCAAACATATCTCTTTCGAAGAAAATGTTAAATTTTCCGGCTAATACCTGGCAATGGAGTAATGATAAAAGAAATGTTAAAACGCTAACATCGTCTTTTTTAATGGATATTAATGCAGATGGCTATACTGATATTGTCAAGCTAGGTAGTTACGGATTTGAAGCAACCCTTACTCCTCAAAATGTCGGAAATTTCGGTTATGGAGAAGAACAGTTATTTCATAACGCTGTTCAATCCCTTAGTGACAGGCTTAATTCAAATGATAAATGGGGTGCTAATTTAGAGTATATAAAGCCCACTGCCCCTGGTCCATATCCAAATGAGGAAAATTGGGGCAAATACGAAGTAACTTTTGCATCTTACTTTGGTAAGGAAGTATATATTAATAATAAGGGTAAGTCCTTTAAACCTAGCGGTGATTCATATATATTTAACAAAGAGCAACTGAGTAGAGATGCGGAAATAATAATTGGAGATTTTAGAGGTGACGGACTTTCTGATTTTTTCATTAAAGACAGTGACGGTGAGGTGCTTACTGCCACACGTGGATTTTATAGCCCAAATAATTTCATCGGTAAAATCAACACTGGCTTTGAAGGCGCTAATTACCAAATCACTCACCGCACCCTACTTGATGGGGCACCCCACTATGCAAAAGGAACAAATCCTATATCTACCGACATTATCAATGTGGCCGGTTCTAACATGGTAACAACACAGGTTATTACTCCAAGTGGCCTAAAATATAAATACGAATACGAAGGTGCCAAAGTGCACACCAAAGGCAAAGGCTTCCTGGGGTTTACCAAACGCACAACTAAAATGTACGAAAGTGAAACAGCATCAAATCCGTATGCTATTAGCGTATCAACTTCTCAGTTAAATGATACATACGATTTGCTACTTCCTTACCTAAGCGAAAGGTATATTGGCAAGTATGGTGGGAATGATATACTTCGAGAGAAAAGCCTTCAAAATTTTTCGGTAGTACAAGATGATGTACCGGGATATTTAAACAGGAGGATAAATATAAAACCCAGCTCACAGGTATATAATAATTACCAGACAGGAGCACGCATTGAAACAACATACAACAGTTTTGATGCGTTTGGTAATGCTACGGATATAACTACAGATAACAGTGGAATGTCCACCACAACAAAAACAATTGATTATCCAGCATCTGGTTGGTGGCGAAAAACCAAACCCGATATAATTACTACCACCACCCAAAAAGGCAGCGAATCGCATACCGAAAC from Saccharicrinis carchari includes these protein-coding regions:
- a CDS encoding T9SS type A sorting domain-containing protein, which gives rise to MKKFLLIITAAVLLGSGAVGQDKVTLPFYQNFEGISSIVSIPEWVVENEGCNSNDVKYIDIENNDRHLLLCSFNYQLYNQTKSCLIGAYINLDFISCQGVKLNFRWKKRLSPFAKAFYTNNTDDGVYLSDNGGQNYVKVLEFNNEGSENGWDNCTLDIEALCIAHNLTPNSDFRIKFQIFSVNGYVSYYGGYQWVMRNLLIDDVLIVDNNTKKIVYAYDNAGNRIGRVIETINLSILKSAQQDKQEIEPHSFGNGSVVIAPNPTKGQVKVIVNGEDNDMKFTFQVYNSSGKTVLTNQFIGNGEHPIDLSYFESGMYILHLKKGSQSLTYKIIKQ